A window of the Streptomyces sp. Ag109_O5-10 genome harbors these coding sequences:
- a CDS encoding arabinofuranosidase catalytic domain-containing protein, which yields MGTTRTRRRLLPRRDSVERLLAAVQHRGVTRSASPRTHLPPSAGTARSRWKTVARAGAAAALVAGALAGATATAGTAQAATSGPCDIYAAGGTPCVAAHSTTRALYASYNGPLYQVRRASDNSTRDIGVLSAGGYADAAAQDSFCSGTSCLITVIYDQSGRNNNLTQAPGGGAAGGPDNLANATAAPTTVGGHKAYGVFVAPGTGYRNNHTNGIATGDNAEGMYAIFDGTHYNGGCCFDYGNAETDSNDDGNGTMEAIYFGNIKVWGYGSGNGPWIMADLENGLFSGVNQHYNANDPTINYRYTTAIIKGGPNHWAIRGGNAQSGGLATFYDGVRPNVSGYNPMRKQGAIILGTGGDNSKGAQGTFYEGVMTSGYPSDATENAVQANITAVGYGNSAGGGTSTGALHAVGAGKCLDVPNSSTTAGTQLQIWDCSGGANQTWTHTSSGQLTVYSGSSQMCLDAYDNQTSAGTKVVTWPCNGGANQQWQVNADGTVTGLQSGLCLDVTGASTANGALAELWPCNGGSNQRWSLT from the coding sequence ATGGGAACCACACGTACAAGGCGCCGTCTGCTGCCCAGGCGCGACAGCGTCGAGCGGTTACTCGCGGCGGTACAGCACCGTGGCGTGACCCGAAGCGCATCGCCTCGGACACATCTCCCTCCGTCGGCGGGCACGGCCCGTTCCCGGTGGAAGACGGTCGCCCGGGCGGGGGCCGCAGCCGCGCTCGTCGCCGGTGCTCTGGCCGGCGCCACGGCCACGGCCGGCACAGCTCAGGCCGCCACGTCCGGGCCCTGTGACATCTACGCGGCAGGGGGCACGCCCTGCGTGGCGGCGCACAGCACCACCCGAGCGCTGTACGCCTCGTACAACGGGCCGCTGTACCAGGTCCGGCGCGCCTCCGACAACTCCACCCGCGACATCGGGGTCCTGAGCGCGGGCGGGTATGCCGACGCCGCCGCCCAGGACTCGTTCTGCTCGGGGACGTCCTGCCTGATCACGGTCATCTACGACCAGTCCGGCCGGAACAACAACCTCACCCAGGCACCCGGCGGCGGTGCCGCGGGGGGACCCGACAACCTCGCGAACGCGACCGCCGCGCCCACCACGGTGGGCGGACACAAGGCTTACGGCGTATTCGTGGCGCCCGGTACGGGCTACCGGAACAACCACACGAACGGCATCGCCACCGGGGACAACGCCGAGGGCATGTACGCGATCTTCGACGGCACGCACTACAACGGCGGCTGCTGCTTCGACTACGGCAACGCCGAGACGGACAGCAACGACGACGGGAACGGCACGATGGAGGCCATTTACTTCGGCAACATCAAGGTGTGGGGGTACGGTTCGGGCAACGGTCCGTGGATCATGGCCGACCTGGAGAACGGCCTCTTCTCCGGCGTGAACCAGCATTACAACGCCAACGACCCGACCATCAACTACCGCTACACGACCGCCATCATCAAGGGTGGCCCGAATCACTGGGCGATCCGTGGTGGCAACGCGCAGTCCGGCGGCCTGGCCACGTTCTACGACGGAGTACGCCCCAACGTCTCCGGATACAACCCGATGCGCAAGCAGGGCGCCATCATCCTGGGCACCGGCGGCGACAACAGCAAGGGTGCCCAAGGCACCTTCTACGAGGGCGTGATGACCTCCGGCTACCCGTCGGACGCCACGGAGAACGCCGTCCAGGCCAACATCACCGCAGTCGGGTACGGCAACTCCGCGGGGGGCGGGACGAGTACCGGCGCGCTGCACGCGGTGGGCGCGGGCAAGTGCCTGGACGTGCCGAACTCCTCCACCACGGCCGGCACACAACTGCAGATCTGGGACTGCAGCGGCGGCGCCAACCAGACGTGGACCCACACCTCCTCGGGCCAGCTGACCGTCTACAGCGGCAGCAGCCAGATGTGCCTGGACGCGTACGACAACCAGACGTCCGCCGGCACGAAGGTGGTGACCTGGCCGTGCAACGGGGGTGCCAACCAGCAGTGGCAGGTGAACGCGGACGGCACCGTCACCGGCCTCCAGTCCGGGCTGTGCCTCGACGTCACCGGCGCTTCCACGGCCAACGGCGCCTTGGCGGAACTCTGGCCGTGCAACGGTGGATCCAACCAGCGATGGAGCCTCACCTGA
- a CDS encoding molybdenum cofactor biosysynthesis protein yields MSEENLPTGIDPAAGLQQTRRNILLRGVDIDAYVGWTVCLDTGAGPVVFAVNRAARPCAWMDAVIGPGAQRAMRGKGGVRCTPLSDGVLRTGRADFHAVSPS; encoded by the coding sequence ATGTCCGAGGAGAACCTGCCCACCGGCATCGACCCGGCCGCCGGCCTTCAGCAGACCCGGCGGAACATCCTGCTCCGAGGCGTCGACATCGACGCCTACGTAGGGTGGACGGTCTGCCTGGACACCGGCGCCGGCCCCGTTGTCTTCGCCGTCAACCGCGCTGCACGCCCTTGCGCGTGGATGGACGCCGTCATAGGCCCCGGCGCGCAGCGCGCCATGCGGGGCAAGGGCGGCGTACGGTGCACACCGCTGTCGGACGGCGTGCTCCGCACCGGCCGCGCGGACTTCCACGCCGTCAGCCCCAGCTGA
- a CDS encoding L,D-transpeptidase family protein, with the protein MHADGRRDRVPHAMRPSTSGTFIHGDYWAPDSVFGHVGVSHGCVGLDDVRGGGEPTHDAAWFYDNSLIGGVEHSRDHAIVAR; encoded by the coding sequence ATCCACGCGGATGGACGGCGCGACCGTGTCCCGCATGCCATGCGCCCATCCACCTCCGGCACCTTCATCCATGGCGACTACTGGGCTCCTGACTCCGTCTTCGGGCACGTCGGCGTGAGCCACGGCTGTGTGGGCCTGGACGATGTCCGCGGCGGCGGCGAGCCCACCCACGACGCCGCCTGGTTCTACGACAACTCGCTCATCGGCGGCGTGGAGCACTCCCGCGATCACGCCATCGTTGCGCGGTAA